DNA sequence from the Juglans microcarpa x Juglans regia isolate MS1-56 chromosome 5S, Jm3101_v1.0, whole genome shotgun sequence genome:
GGAAATCAACCCTGCTCCCAACAGAATTGATTGcccatggtggtttacaccaacaaatggtgcaaagggCATCCCATACCTATTCGTCAGGTATGTAGTGTCGAATGTCACCACATCACCGAAGTATTGGTAGGCTGCCCTACTACGAGGGTCTGCCCAGAAGACATTCCTTAACCTCCCCtcatcatccaaatccatcAGTGCAAAGAAACCAGGATTTTTGTACTGCAttctacaaaaatactcttgaaGCGCTCCTGCACCACCTTTACCAAGCCTTAGATGTCTTGCCTTGTCGATATAATTACGACAATCCTTTTCTAAAAATGAGAGGTTCTCGAATCCACCAGCGCCAACGACGAGAGATCcgaaactcttattcattcgAATACCAGCCATGTCGTTTATATCTAGGACTCTTTTTACAGAgtcactcacttctctattacatcgaAAGAAGCGAGCCTTATTTGGACTAAGGTCATGGTTATGGGTATTATTCACTGTTGTCAACCGGAAATTTCCATcaacttttaaggcattaatctttgccttacattctGTCTTTCCTGTTGGACGTGGTCTAGCGACATTCAATGTCCTATTCCGAGCCTTCCCACCACGGGCACAACCAAGAGTGACATATCGGACAGTTCCATCATCTCCTTTATCAGTCCTTCTTATCATTACCCCAAACCCGCTTTTCTTACCATACTGCTTATAATagaccattaattcttcaaaagtattaaactcCATTCCCGAACTTGGCTCTTGAATCGGATCACCACCAACTTCATCCGACAAATGTGGTGTCCCGGCAATCCCATCCTCAGTTTCTTCTGAATTTAGTCTATCTTCTTTGCTTTCTTCAACTCTTTCAGAGGTACATGGAATATCAGTTTCTCTACATTTAGGTGGTTCCTCTATATCAACTCTTTCACTCGTGGCGGAATATGTAGTCATGAGAGGAGTCGGGTCACTAACATTCTGCCATGTGAAATTGACAAATCAATgacattaaactaaaaaaaagggCCAacttatacaaacaaaaaaacaataagCCAATTTAATCACCACTTGAATGTTTCTTGGATCTTGCCCGCCATCAGGATATGGCGGAAAAGGCATTGCCCACGCAGGAAGTGGTCCGTAGTAATCGGGACTGGTGTAATCTACAAAGTACCGGTTACTTGATGGTATATCCTGACATAATTACACaagttatttatgtattttgaaaataaatatcaactcaacaTAGAAATAAAGcaacattgaaaaaaatataacatacagCGGTTGGGGGATTTGAGCTAGATGGTATTTGAGGAGATGAGTATTCTTCCCCTTTTCCCATGCCGAGAAGAGATGAACTGCAtaattccacaatcaattacttcataaaaaaaatacttagccACAAAACTGCAAAGTTTTATCTTCTTATTGTCATTATGACTTGCATATATGTAGAAcagaacaaataaaatttcaaatttccgCATGCTAAGCTGGACCATCTAGACAGCTAAGCTTGTCATTATTTGCAAGTAAGAGTTTTACTCACTTATTGATGATTTCATTGGAGAAAATCAAAAGGGTCAGGCCCAAATCATTCTCTCACATACGAAAGGCACCTTGGTAGTATCAATCTTACACGCAGAGTATCTTTTGTGTGATTTTCTAGTATTTAACTGCGCATACTTCCCTGCACTTCTACTCGGGAGTGAATACAAATTGAACTTGGAACTCTTAACCGGACCTCGGTTAGGGAAGGTAACTCTTGTAGTCCTAGTCCCACTTAAGAATTCTCATAATCCTTTTTAGTATGAAATAATGCAAATACATCCATTCTctaagattttcttaaaaataaaaaataaaaaaaggattttGCAAGAGGAGAAAGCAAATTGCAATTAGGCTTGTATTCTTGTCCATTGTGgtcaaatatagaaatatttAGAGGATTGCATTAATGTAGTCTAATACTAAAGTTAGCGACATTCAATGTCTTATTAGGAATTTGCCCAAACAATATATGCTAATAACAAATTTTCACTGTGCATGAGACGGTAATTACAGTAGACGTGTGCATTATGACTTGCATGCATAAGAGGTGTGCCATGTTTTTGGGTGAGTGTTGCAAGTGTTAGGGCATGGGCTCGAGTCTTGTGATGATTAAGCTTCAATCATGTGAAATTGACATATTTTCCATCCAACcaataaaaaacaattgagatatttttctgATTATTgaattagataattaaaaatgatttcttttaacAATCCCAAAAGTAAACATGCATTAGCAATTCTTACAAAACCATATTGCAAATTAAAGCTTCAAAATACAGGTCCCTTGAAATACTCCACTCTTGCAAATTCTACCATATTTCATCAACGTGGCCAAGCTGGCCAATACAATATGAGCTAAGAACCAATAATCATGTTCCAGACAAAAGGAAGAAGTTAATGGTTGTGCGTCCATAAGCGTGGCATAACAACAAACACATCTACTACAAAAAAACAATGAATATGAAAACCACCAATAGGAATGTGACAACAAAATTTATAACAAAGAAAACATTACATTCAATCTCCGTAGGTgttctatttatttatgttctatttatttatgataaagaagaaagaagaagatcgGCTGCTGTTCAGACTAGCATTTCTTGAGACAGAGCAAGCCCATATCTACTGTGCATCATTGGGTCTCGTTTCTTCAGACACCCAAGAGGAATACCAGTACCAGTAGACGGTGATGGAGCCAGTGATgccaaagatgaagaaaaaaaaaataaaccataaacCAGAGGCACCTTCACAACGAAGAAGACGAacctgcttttctttttctcagagCCCAAAATGGTTTCTGGGTCCGACGGCACTCACTTGAACGCGATGAAGATCGACGAACGGATTTTCCCTTTCAGCGCAAAATGGTTTCGGAACAATCTGGAGAACGATGAACCCACAACATTTGGCTCGGCAAAAATGGTTTCTGAAATCAAAATGGCGCTCTGAAACGAGGCCTTTCcgccctttttgtttttttttttttttaatataataatcgTTGACGTGGCATGGCCACATCAGTGATTCCGCTACGGGTACCCGAAGACGGGTACCTGTAGCAGTACTGATTCATTAATAGGGCACCatctgaggaaaaaaaaaattaatagggGGCCAAGAATGGTGCCTCTCATTTTGATTTTGACTGATactatgtttttatttaatttaatagttaagaaataaattattaataaatttctattttttaaaattttttaaaagtatttaaaaatattaaaaaaaaatttgaaaaaaaaatacaattttactATCGATAAGGGTACCATTCTAGGTATCAAGTTATACCGTTTGTCATTCCGAGAGTCGGACTCAAggttaaacatatataaaataaataatgaaatttaattatttttatttgttgaagtttttgtgataagtgataattttatatgttattaGAATAGACTTGAATTCTTAATCAATTCGAATTCTGATTTTTCACTAATTAACTTATTCCATTTAGTTAAATATTCTTTGTGTTGGACTTATTAAGAGAGAGGTCTCACTCACATGTAAGGGAGAGGGTTAAgtccatataaaataaataacaaaatctatatttttccattaatttaaacttttagaatGGATAAATAGCAAATTTATATAATCTTGTAAAaagcaagaaataaaaaagcaagCTCAAGAAGAGTTTCTAGTACTCATATTGCCAGATCGAGTACATCTATTTTTAAACAACAGATTATATTTGTGAACTCACATGAGAAAACTAACACAGATGGATCGGTACTTTTATCAAAGATCACAAACTAAAATGACCCTAATTATCTTTATTTAAATGACAGAGACAAGGGCACGCACAAAACCATCTTTATTTAGATTCTAAGTATGTTTAATCCAAAGCGTTATAGCCAGGATGTTTGTTCCTATATATAACATGCATGAGATTTCAATTCAAGTACTAGATCGAGCATCAGAGAGGCTCAAGTAGCAAGGACTTGATTTTGTTCCGCTTGTCTCCATCTTGAACACCAAACCCATCTCCTTTGTGATAAAGGCCCTCCACCACACGTGCGATATTCACAAATGTTTGCATGAGCTGCATGGGCATCTGCGTTAAGCATTCCCCGTTTAGTTTCTTCCAGCTTTCGTCTATCATGCCTTTGATATGCTTCCGAGCCATTTCCTCTGAAACATTCTTCTCTCTCATATAACATACGATTGATGATGGAGCATCTCCTCTTTCAACTTCGGCCTGTtttaaattagttatatattgcAAGTAGCAAAAGTActtcaataaatttacaattatgaGCACTATCGGACtcatgttaagaatataattaattaaatctaccATTTTCAATTTCCATCAACTTAAGCTTTTAGGATAAATATTGATTATTCAACATGATATCAGAATAGATCAGTTCATGAGTTCAAATATTTactctacactctatctcatttaattaaatattttacatctTAAGCCCACTCATTAAGGAGGAGTCTGGCCCACATCTGAGGGaaagtgttaagaatataattaaaataattaaaattacgcCTTCTAGTTCCCATCAGCtaagttttttgaaaaagatgtgATTCCACATGGACAACAAGCCAATATTCAATCATATTTAaaggttttcattttttttttctagatttaaTGGACATATGAGTAGTTACCGATGAAGTTCCCAGATCATTGCAGAGTCGAACTATGACAGATATATTATACAGGAGGTCCTTGCTTTTCTCCATGAAATTCTCGTATTCCTCAGCTTTCTTGACTTTATTATGCTCTAGACAGAAAAACGCATAGGCAAACAACACAGAGCCGGATGATGAAATCCATGCGTTGCTTAGATATTCCTGTAGGGATGGAGTGTAGCCCGTGGTGTACCACTTTGCTTCCACATATAATGCGTTACAAAAATCTGTCCACTattaaacaaaagaagaaaatactttcacccaaaacaacattaaaaaaaaaaaaatctaccaaCGATGATCTTTAGCTATGTTCGGAACCCAAACTtacttcaatttatctcaaaccaatcatttaTAGaatccactattttttttaactttctataacATCTCaacataattcatatatttaattaaatatcttaacctatttacatttaaacatatctcaatgagacttataaaatattacaactCACATATCAATACagatccaaacgcagccttcaTGTATTCATCGTGATAGGAAATTAATGGATGTGTACTTACCACTTTCTTTACATGTACTGGTAATAACTGGTCCCAACCCTTCTCTCTTTGGATTTCATTGACGAAATCATCTGTCGTATTGTAGAGTGCTAGGAAACAAATCTGCATGCACTCCGGAAGCATTTTAGTTTCACTGACATCCCACCTGAATTTGTTTAACATGTTGATTAGAATTCTTTAGGTTCTAAGAATTTAGAAAACCTCTGGGATTGTAATATGCTGCAACACTAACATATTTACGGCAATGGTGAAGATTTCGAGTTCTTCCAATACGCCATAAACGTCATAGACATCATCAATTATCAGTATAAAATTAATGGCTTTTGTTAGCCATTTTCTGAAACAGCTGTGCTGAGGTTCGTGCGCAAGGCCCACCGAGCAGACGAAACTTTCGACAAGTCTATCTCTTGCAAAAGTCAAATTCTCCGCGAGACCCAGATTCCTCCACCACCTaaaaactcacataaaaaattaaaataaaaaacatatcatTAATTTGATCTTTATGGTACAATGTATCGACTGCGAGGACGTCACATCAGTTATTCATATACTTTCATTTAGACCCGtttcataattcatctcatttttcttcatatcatcagcttatttccttctcaaataacattaaaaacaaacattttttaattttaaatatttaactattttttttaattattacttgatcattataaatttttcaaagttttaaataaaaaataaaaaataatttaattttttcaaattacaaaataaaaataatattaaaaaaatatattataacaatatttcaattttataatatttttgttcaatatttttctctcatttctcaagactcaataaaatatcttaatttaaactatttcatcactattcacaaaccatcttattactatttataaaattttcatatctcGACATTTAAAAGGGGCCTCAGTTACCTGGATAGTTCCCTTAGGTCTTTTTGGAGCGTGGCTTGAACTATGttaaaattaagtttagcaAGTTCAAGCAAAATAGAGTTCATGTCCCTGTGTTTTTCTTTGACACCGATGTGCCATTTGACGTCAAACCATTGCACCCTCTTTTGTGAGGGAAGCTCCAATGCATGGATCACCTGCTTCGCAAGGAAACCGTCTAAATTTGAAAGGGTTTCTTCGAGAGTTGTGGTTGAGAATTCTCTAGCCACATCCAGAAAGTTTTCACCTTCTAACGCTACATGTGAGGCCTCCAAGAGCTCCAGCATTCCTTTGATATTTTCGTGTTTGCTTTTCCTGATGAATGCTCCCGTATTTGCATCCATGAAGTTGCTAAACATATCTGATATGGTTTAACATATAATTCATTGAAGTTAGATATGAGCAGGATTtggaaataataatatatattatcttaaaTAGTACTACGTTGTACTCTGAATATTATACCTTGTGAAACATCATAGCCATGCTGCCGGAGAAGCTTAAAGCACAGAGCAGTAGCGTAGAGATCATCATCTCCATTAAGATTCCCATTTTTCTGCTTCATGGATATTGCTATGATTCCTAGCGCCTCCTTGATTTCCACTTCAAAGTGACCGGCTAAACCCAACTTTTCCAAGCTGTCAATCAGCTCCAACTGAGCCAGGGAGTCAAGTTCTACAGCTTTTCCAAATATAACTGATCTTACATCTTCTATTAACTTCTCTGCACGTTTTTTACATTCCGGTtcctgcaaaaacaaaaaacatccGAATATAATCTcaatatatataggaaacaaTGTATATGGAACTTCCTCATATAATTAATGAATATAATGTGGGTGGGAATTAGGATTCTAACATCGTAAATGCTATCAAGTGATTCCAGGAAATCGCATTGCCATATATTTGGTTCGTAATTGGCAGACCGTCTTTGATGTATTATATTAAAAGCTTCAGATTTCATCTGAAATTGTAAGGTTTGCTGCTCGTCTTGCAGCACTGGTTTCTTACAGTCCATAATGATCGagtacttgaaaagaaaaaaaggctgGTTAGCTAGCCAATGAAGAAACTAGCAAAGTTAACGTTAAGATAGCAACGCTGAGCTATATAGCGGGTGGTGTTGGATGTGGAGAAATTTGTAGCTCATGAGAGAGCTTTATATAAGGCAACGGGACacaaaatgacaaattataaaCTAGCCCCGCAAGCAATTACAACGACTAACACATCTACGTACGTCCACTTTATATTGATTGTTTAATGTTttgaaacaattaaaattaatattattttttcatttataataaaattattattattttatacaacaTGTCAAATATGTCTTATAACGAATGGAGCAATTAATGCGTgccttattataattttaatataatgagTTGTaactattttaaatataattataatataaatattttaatcacaaagacATCTTACGAATTTAAACCTACAAACTAATAACATACCTTAAtgaaatatgttatattgtaaaactacttttattataaagtaattagatttaatatatcacatcaagtcatatcagttaattaatttatttttataaaatcaatttataaacataacacttctttaattataatcataattatttttatatttatcatgtttATTGTTCTatgaatatcatatttaatatatcaaaagCCAGGAATACATttgtaatagaaaaaatataccttacagtacgtacgtatatttgcagtcatatatagggctgggctccgactccgacggagttgGAGTGCTCATtttcgacctccgactccgacaagagtcggagccaaattggagctacgactccgactccgactccgaattggagtcggagtccgactccgatcggaggtcggagctccgacctcctatcggagctccgacctaagatcggagctcgacgtgcgctcgacgtgacgctcgagcggaactctttcagagaggttcgctcgacttccgctcgacatgtcgctcgagcgaacctctctggaagagattcgctcgacttccgctcgacatgtcgatcgagccaatgttcaatacaacgtgtgctcgacttgcgctcgacacctcgctcgagcgcaagtgtacagtaaaaaaaatttcggagtcagaatcggagcttcttggagctccaactccgactccgacttaatattctaacaatattttatcatctaaactcaactcaactcatctcagttcaacatctaaacgtagtcTAGTTGAGTCTAAAATCTAAacactaaattttttaaatcattaaattcatcttaacttaaaaaatttttacacgtgggacctaaaattttttttttttaacttagcaCTTCTTTATATTCGGGactcataatcttttttaatttctcataaatacatctaaattcatcttgacattcaaacacatctaaactcatcttactTAAGCCTCACAAAACTCACtgtaccatctcaactcattgtTATTCATaaacaacttaactcaactcaacattcaaacgagacctaaatcaTCATTCAAAAGAAATTCTCACTGTAATCCCTTGacattctaatttgttttagaaaaaatatttaatttcggataaaattgaaaagtatttttatccctcaaaaagttgaaaattatttttaaaaatataataactcacGTGAAAATTcaactaaaattttttatgtcTCTATA
Encoded proteins:
- the LOC121266902 gene encoding alpha-farnesene synthase-like, which produces MDCKKPVLQDEQQTLQFQMKSEAFNIIHQRRSANYEPNIWQCDFLESLDSIYDEPECKKRAEKLIEDVRSVIFGKAVELDSLAQLELIDSLEKLGLAGHFEVEIKEALGIIAISMKQKNGNLNGDDDLYATALCFKLLRQHGYDVSQDMFSNFMDANTGAFIRKSKHENIKGMLELLEASHVALEGENFLDVAREFSTTTLEETLSNLDGFLAKQVIHALELPSQKRVQWFDVKWHIGVKEKHRDMNSILLELAKLNFNIVQATLQKDLRELSRWWRNLGLAENLTFARDRLVESFVCSVGLAHEPQHSCFRKWLTKAINFILIIDDVYDVYGVLEELEIFTIAVNMWDVSETKMLPECMQICFLALYNTTDDFVNEIQREKGWDQLLPVHVKKVWTDFCNALYVEAKWYTTGYTPSLQEYLSNAWISSSGSVLFAYAFFCLEHNKVKKAEEYENFMEKSKDLLYNISVIVRLCNDLGTSSAEVERGDAPSSIVCYMREKNVSEEMARKHIKGMIDESWKKLNGECLTQMPMQLMQTFVNIARVVEGLYHKGDGFGVQDGDKRNKIKSLLLEPL
- the LOC121267032 gene encoding protein FAR-RED IMPAIRED RESPONSE 1-like produces the protein MGKGEEYSSPQIPSSSNPPTADIPSSNRYFVDYTSPDYYGPLPAWAMPFPPYPDGGQDPRNIQVNVSDPTPLMTTYSATSERVDIEEPPKCRETDIPCTSERVEESKEDRLNSEETEDGIAGTPHLSDEVGGDPIQEPSSGMEFNTFEELMVYYKQYGKKSGFGVMIRRTDKGDDGTVRYVTLGCARGGKARNRTLNVARPRPTGKTECKAKINALKVDGNFRLTTVNNTHNHDLSPNKARFFRCNREVSDSVKRVLDINDMAGIRMNKSFGSLVVGAGGFENLSFLEKDCRNYIDKARHLRLGKGGAGALQEYFCRMQYKNPGFFALMDLDDEGRLRNVFWADPRSRAAYQYFGDVVTFDTTYLTNRYGMPFAPFVGVNHHGQSILLGAGLISSEDTETFVWLFQTWLKCMDGIAPKAIITDQDRAMKNAIAIVFPGSRHRLCLWHILKKVPEKLSSYASYKSGMKNALMKCVYDTHTIDKFEKSWDELIDTYHLHDNVWLKSLYTEREYWVPAFLKDCFWAGMSTTQRSESMNAFFDGYVHAKTNLKEFVDQFDTALKKKIESENNADFHSFSVTIPCISRSPIEKRFQELYTNVKFREVQMQLTSIIDLDPELLKRDGAVKTYLVEDEVRVEEFSKLVTFSVDFNEEDADVKCSCGLFQMRVYYVGTFSLYLSVTGENPCQRSTF